The sequence CTATATTCCGAACGGTGTTCGGAAAGAAGATGAGAGCTTGAGCCCCCGCCGCAAGAAGCCCGACCCCGAGAAGGTCCGCGAGGAGATCCTCGCCGCGGCGCGGGCGCAGGTCTCCGAGGGGGGCCCCGAGGGCCTCTCGCTGCGCGGGGTGGCCCGGGCGGTGGGCTACAGCCCGGCGGGCCTCTACGAGTACTTCGACTCGCGGGACGCCATCCTCGAGGCCCTCGCCCGGCGCGCCTCGGCCTCCCTGACCCGGGCCTTCATCGAGGGGCGGGGCAAGGCCCCCGACGAACCCCCGCTGGTGGCCCTCGGGCTCGCCTACCTGCGCTTCTCCCGGGAGAACCGGGAGGACTTCGCCCTCCTCTTCCAGCGCCTGCGCTCCACCCGCCGGGGTCTCGAGGCGCCGGTGGGCACCGACTCCTCCTACGCCCTGCTGCGCGCGGCGGTGGAGGAGGCCCGGGAGGCGGGCACCCTC comes from Deltaproteobacteria bacterium and encodes:
- a CDS encoding TetR/AcrR family transcriptional regulator; the encoded protein is MSPRRKKPDPEKVREEILAAARAQVSEGGPEGLSLRGVARAVGYSPAGLYEYFDSRDAILEALARRASASLTRAFIEGRGKAPDEPPLVALGLAYLRFSRENREDFALLFQRLRSTRRGLEAPVGTDSSYALLRAAVEEAREAGTLDGAADPDAVAYAFWSLAHGMATLQAGHLQGFDADFEAADRAALRALLAGFSA